ACAAAGAGAAAGAACTTTTGGAAGTCTAAAAATAAACAGAAAAACTCAGTTGGCATTGCTGGCTGAGTTTTATTCGAAAGAAGGAAATATGAATACAAATCTTGCAAGTTTTATCGTTGGACTGATCATCGATGAAAACGACCGTTTTTACTTTGTGCAAAAGGATGGTCAAACCTATGCTCTTGCTAAGGAAGAAGGTCAGCATACAGTAGGGGATACGGTTAAAGGTTTCGCCTATACAGATATGAAGCAAAAGCTCCGCTTGACCACTTTAGAAGTGATTGCCACACAGGATCAATTTGGTTGGGGAACTGTAACGGAAGTTCGTAAAGACTTGGGTGTCTTTGTGGATACAGGCCTTCCTGACAAGGAAATCGTTGTGTCACTCGATATTCTCCCTGAGCTCAAGGAACTCTGGCCTAAGAAGGGCGACCAACTCTACATCCGTCTTGAAGTGGACAAGAAAGACCGTATCTGGGGACTCTTGGCTTATCAAGAAGACTTCCAACGTCTGGCTCGTCCTGCCTACAACAACATGCAGAACCAAAACTGGCCAGCCATTGTTTACCGCCTCAAGCTGTCAGGTACCTTTGTCTATCTGACAGAAAATAACATGCTTGGCTTTATCCATCCTAGCGAGCGCTATGCAGAGCCACGTTTAGGACAAGTTTTAGATGCGCGCGTTATTGGTTTCCGTGAAGTGGACCGTACCTTGA
This window of the Streptococcus sp. D7B5 genome carries:
- the cvfB gene encoding RNA-binding virulence regulatory protein CvfB — encoded protein: MNTNLASFIVGLIIDENDRFYFVQKDGQTYALAKEEGQHTVGDTVKGFAYTDMKQKLRLTTLEVIATQDQFGWGTVTEVRKDLGVFVDTGLPDKEIVVSLDILPELKELWPKKGDQLYIRLEVDKKDRIWGLLAYQEDFQRLARPAYNNMQNQNWPAIVYRLKLSGTFVYLTENNMLGFIHPSERYAEPRLGQVLDARVIGFREVDRTLNLSLKPRSFEMLENDAQMILTYLESNGGFMTLNDKSSPDDIKATFGISKGQFKKALGGLMKAGKIKQDQFGTELI